A window of Glycine soja cultivar W05 chromosome 2, ASM419377v2, whole genome shotgun sequence genomic DNA:
CTTCAGAGCAATGAAGATATTTACCTGCGTGTAAGAATTTTGAAACTCCTGTTGGGATGTAGATAGCTTCGAACTGAAGACAGATAAGTATTTCTGTTTTGAATCTTCACATTCTGCTATCAGAGAATTGATGGCTGATAAACTATCAAATTCCTGATCctcatttaagtcattttctgaATGGCTAAATGCAACATCTGATGGTTCTGACAGCACTGTTACATTTACGTCATCACAACCACTTATTTTTTGCCTCTTCTCATGACAATGCTCAACCTTCACACTTAAATGCCTTTTGGTCATCTTAAATTTAGAAGTTCCAGAGAACTGCTTTCCTTTGGATGGCGATATTAGAGCAAAGTTTGGAACCAGTGGGAGTATTTCAGCAAGATTATGATGAATGTGTATATTTAACAATGGGTCCAGGCGGAAATCTTCAGACTGCTCTTCAGCCAAAGAAAGAGCTTCACTGTACAGTAATGTAGcttgagaaaaatcattttgTATTGCGGCAATAGCTGCAAGTGCATTCAGAGCAATAACTAACTTCCTGAGAGCTTCCTCACCTTCTATCTTTGTCTTGCTTATAAGAACCTACAGATTAAGTTCCATAACAATTGAGAGACATATGTATattgtatgtaaaaaaaaaaaaattcaaaaatcctTCCAAGTAACATACCATTAGTATTTCCTCCATGGTCATAGGTGACTGCTGCAGCGAGCGCAACCCAGAACTTCCAACCTGGGGATGACAACAAGCTTGGCGAAGCTTCAGCAAAGCATTCAGTAGCTTCCCTGCCTCGGTGTGAGTGATTAAAGGATCAGAAGAACCATTCAAAGAGACAGAATCTGGAATCCACATCAAATATTGCAAGTTCAATCATTACCCTGGATGCACATTACTTTCAAAtgacttaaattaaattacataagaCTGGGCAAAAACCTGGGCCTTTTCTATTAAGAATATCACTTCTCAAACTTTCAATAACTTCATGGGCATCTCTAACACAAGTTTCATGTTGCCTCTGGTAAAAGTGCTCCTCGACTGGTGAGAGTGTAAGCCAAGAGAGGCACTCCTCTTGGGAGGGAAGTTCCAATTCATCAGCAACATGTTCTTTAGAAGAACGCCACATgatttgtttgaaaattttgtgCGTAAATTCCATAGCTCCCACATCTTCCTTCTGCATAAGTATGGAGTAATCACTAAGAATAGATGAAATATACAAACCTTTTTGAACTCTGCAGAAAGTAGAAGTGATTATTTAGATCTAGGACATGACAAAATTAGagatatttaaacaaaaacaatattgcAGAAAGGCAACTGATTGTCTCTAAACACACAAAGCTTATAGCATGTCAAATGAGAATACAAATAGGACTTAGATTTCCATATTAGTTATACCGGTTAAGACTATTATGTTGTTTTTTGCTGTTAGACGACCATAAGGGAATATAACTGAAATTCctagtaaatattaaattttttaaaagaaaaaaaaaattgtaatgagGAAAGTCAATAAGCAACAAgtacataaaagataaaagtttATATTACAGATAAAATACCTCATAAGGATCTCGAATAACATCAGTCCACCACCTGTATCTATCAAAAGGACTAGCTTTAAGGAATCTTAGAAGTCCATACAAGTCATCAAGCTTTCGCTGAATTGGGGTACCAGTAATGCACCAACGATACTTTGAATGGAGTCTTAGAGCCATTTCAGTTGCAGCAGTAGTATTACTCTCCACCATCTGTGCCTCATCCAAGCAAACCCTCCACCAGTATATTCTTGTAAGAAGAGTTGGGATAACTGGGTACCTACAAGGAAAAAGAGGCTACTAGAATACTTGGGACCATAATGAACATACTgagatctattttttttttctaatatacaACATGAGTATCCATATTCTTGGTTTGTTgtaaaggttttaaaaaattagaaatcataaagaaaatataacacCTCAAAGACACAAAATGAAAACCTGATGAATGAAAAGAACGGTGAATTTCAAACTCATCTAGAAATGTATAGGTAAAATATCCTACatatgatataaatatatattgacaAAGGAGGAATATGGCACTCTTTGGAGCAAACCTTTTCTGAAACCTCAGAAAGTGCCGATCACCTTCATGCCTATCAGAATCATGGGACAAATCTTCTTTAAGCACATCATATGTAGTTAATACAATGTCAGCACTGGCAAGATCACCGATATCCATCAGAGACGTATTGGAAAAAGATGTGTCTCGCACACCTTCATAAATACAAGTTTTCAAGGAGCCCTGATGTGTATGGCTACAATGACAAATAAAGTTAATGAGACAGTTGtgagtataattaattaaatttaaaaactaaaaaggaaTTGCACTCTGTGATCATAATTCACAAACATTATTAAAGCATGGCTGCAAGCACATTACTTTGCAGTCCACACAAGATAAGACTAAAAATAGGACCTTATCCAGCATTATACAGAGTGGGAGGACCAAGTCCTCCTAGAGgcaacacacacaaaaataaaataaaataaaataaaaacagaattgATAATTTTCATTAAGAAAAACTTATACCGTATAATTTCGTCATGCCACTGGGGCAAAATAGGAGCTGGGCAGATGATGAGAGTGGCACCAGAGGCAATAGGAGATTCAGTAGCTTGTATTAGTTCAGAGCACATCTGACATACATATTCTCCGTCCCTCACAGCTATGGTGGTTTTAAATGTCTTGCTTTCACATCCTTGTTTTGATTTCAAAGATTTTCCTTTAGGTGAATAACCAACACAATCCGCATGTTGCCAAGCATCACAAATGTCACACTGAACCCATAGTCCTTCATATTTAAGACTTTCGCTCACAGCTCCACATATGCATTCCACACGCTCTCTTTTAAGTCTTTTCAGAGTGACTTTTTGGTCCCCATTAGCTTGGGGTTCTAAATCAATTAATATGTCACTTCCAGATGCTTGTCTACGGTGAGCAAAGACGCAAGCAAGCAATTCAACAGTTTTTCCCAACCCCATCTCATCtgttgcattaaaaaaaattagtcataGAAGACAGAATTTTCACTTGTACTGAAAAAAGGAAAACTACAACACCTACACAGTTTgtcaataatatcaaaatagacCAACTCTAATACTAAGTCAAAGACCAACCTCTACATAAAACCTAAGCTATTTGGTGGATGGTAAAGAATGGTTCAATTAAATAATAGATATGATTTCAACAGCAGGATGCTATCACCAGACTCATATTGATCTTGAAGCCACCAGATTCAATGGGTTATTCAAAATGGTCAATTCATTGATATGTCAAGAGAGTCCAACTAGCAAAAAGACTCTTTTGacatataaaagtataaaacatTAGTTACTAACATGGTAAATATCTAGAATCTTTCAAAACTAGAATGTAGCAAAGATCCACATGATTatatgaggaaaaaaaatgaaatctgcAACATAGCTTGGAACCTACCAGCAAGAATGCCTCCAAATACATAAGGTGAAGAAGTCTCTGGGCACAATGAAATACTTCCACTGAAGCCATTGTAGTTCAAATAAGcataagggaagaaagaatgAATTCATAATAGTTGGGGGAGACAAAGAGACCACCCGGACATGAATTATGCAATAAATAAGAACAcagatattatattttgaaaactgGTCAATAAAACTTACCTGAATGGATTGAAAAACATTTGACTGATTTGAGAACTGGTGTCCAGAAAATCCACAGGTATACATAATGGAGAATGAAAcagattcctttctctttcacCCCGACTTTCTTCCACTGCTTTCTCCCGTTCTACCATCCAGAAAGCTGCACGCCGTTGATATGGCCTCAATTTAGGAAGTAACTCTGGTATGTCATCTTTGAGCATTGGCTCTGATCTGTACACAAGATATACATAAGATAAACCAAAagctaaacaatttttttacatgagaTTGATTATTGTTAGACTTAGGTAAAGTTTGAAGTATGTTATCATACGATCAATTGACAATCATACCAATTATTGTTACCCTTAAATCAGAAATCAAGGCCAAAGAGAATGTTTAACTTACTTTGAAGGCTTAATGGCTTCACAGAAACCTGCAGGATCGAACCTTGCATGTTTCCTTGCCTTGCAAGTGTCATCTGCCATCTCTATCTGCGGATCAACTTCCATTTTCATACAGGTACCAAACCCATACCTAACTTCCGAAGTCATTATTTCTGGACGTAGCCAAGACATTACATTCACCATACTCTTTTT
This region includes:
- the LOC114395956 gene encoding E3 ubiquitin-protein ligase SHPRH isoform X2, whose translation is MGRQKSKPQRAGGIILETNAAAETELDKQNVIEGGKETKGDSSGIDKPYFVEVDRCGWLSSEHLDISEVVLSDLNLREGFSGFELSEDFYRDQQYLLRFQVCNVSNVLGRIKLGHWPVIPYTDIHLEFVRRVTIDHVETYTVLLSGIFDGPDEGVTGLLHLASLKFVTLRPVLGARLSEEISSLRIRVEVLKSAFDACESLLDSSRQLWKKSMVNVMSWLRPEIMTSEVRYGFGTCMKMEVDPQIEMADDTCKARKHARFDPAGFCEAIKPSKSEPMLKDDIPELLPKLRPYQRRAAFWMVEREKAVEESRGERERNLFHSPLCIPVDFLDTSSQISQMFFNPFSGSISLCPETSSPYVFGGILADEMGLGKTVELLACVFAHRRQASGSDILIDLEPQANGDQKVTLKRLKRERVECICGAVSESLKYEGLWVQCDICDAWQHADCVGYSPKGKSLKSKQGCESKTFKTTIAVRDGEYVCQMCSELIQATESPIASGATLIICPAPILPQWHDEIIRHTHQGSLKTCIYEGVRDTSFSNTSLMDIGDLASADIVLTTYDVLKEDLSHDSDRHEGDRHFLRFQKRYPVIPTLLTRIYWWRVCLDEAQMVESNTTAATEMALRLHSKYRWCITGTPIQRKLDDLYGLLRFLKASPFDRYRWWTDVIRDPYEKEDVGAMEFTHKIFKQIMWRSSKEHVADELELPSQEECLSWLTLSPVEEHFYQRQHETCVRDAHEVIESLRSDILNRKGPDSVSLNGSSDPLITHTEAGKLLNALLKLRQACCHPQVGSSGLRSLQQSPMTMEEILMVLISKTKIEGEEALRKLVIALNALAAIAAIQNDFSQATLLYSEALSLAEEQSEDFRLDPLLNIHIHHNLAEILPLVPNFALISPSKGKQFSGTSKFKMTKRHLSVKVEHCHEKRQKISGCDDVNVTVLSEPSDVAFSHSENDLNEDQEFDSLSAINSLIAECEDSKQKYLSVFSSKLSTSQQEFQNSYTQVCNAYHDSRTDQDTFWWLEALHHAEQNKDFSTELIRKIEEAISGTSNNSKSSRVTARFRSISSLKYQIQTALDQLEASRKMLLDRLLEIDQTMEKPKEEDIERVGKCRNCQPNCDGPPCILCELDELFQDYEARLFVLKNERGGIISSAEEAVDFQKKNFALNHFLSKLSQSNHSSTVSDIGHEESKKRNVGQRVVVSKSASELELILGVLKNYCKSRLGRDRVSAATKHLHVFEGMRKEFGHARSLALAQAMYLRAHDEIKMAVSRLHLRANEDDKSLDALGENELAAASSNFSHDKFMSLTMLSQIKGKLRYLKGLVQSKQKLQFESPTSSSFTRETTATPNSTEEKDALLSKSDDETCPICQEKLGKQKMVFQCGHVTCCKCLFAMTEKRLQNSKLHNWVMCPTCRQHTDFGNIAYAVDAQHESSDPSVLHPIDSSEKFEASISVKGSYGTKIEAVTRRILWVKANDHRAKVLVFSSWNDVLDVLEHAFAANNITYIRMKGGR